One Candidatus Delongbacteria bacterium genomic window carries:
- a CDS encoding excinuclease ABC subunit C, with translation MFQFDPGNQPAAPGVYLFRDATGRVLYVGKARDLRTRLRSYARGGDGRTHIPVMLGKAASVETIVTDSEVEALILENTLIKTHRPRYNVVYRDDKTYPYIRITKEDWPRVFITRTVVRDGSRYFGPYTEVGSLRAFLRSMKDRLKLRDCDLAITEKSRAEGRHKVCLDYHIGKCLGPCAGHDDQPDYNRRVETLVRILKGQVSEVRRETQAEMAAAASALRFEDAAAARDTLQVLERFDQGQKVEKGGGSENLDLLALAREDRDACMVVFRVREGRLNGRFHAHLRCELASPDEELLERFLFGYYEESRQIPPRLLLPLEPGDPDLLSGFLQELRGRSTRLEWPQRGEKASLMRMAEANARHLLAELKLERLKRDRVPETLQALARDLDLPGPPTRIEGFDISHFGGEGTVASLVVFEGGKPLKKDYRIFNIRETEGIDDFASMEEVVRRRYTRVLAEQKPLPDLVLIDGGKGQLGRAHTVLQELGLASLPVIGLAKRFEEVFLPGESLPRNIPKVSASNRLLQHIRNEAHRFAIGHNRARLSRERKMDFLEEVPGLGPTLRDRLLAHFGSLKKLRTASLEDLCAVRGISAAKAQAILEVAAQQ, from the coding sequence GTGTTCCAGTTCGACCCCGGCAACCAGCCCGCGGCCCCCGGTGTCTACCTCTTCCGGGACGCGACGGGGCGTGTGCTCTACGTGGGCAAGGCGCGCGATCTGCGCACGCGCCTGCGCAGCTATGCCCGGGGAGGGGATGGGCGCACGCACATCCCGGTGATGCTGGGCAAGGCCGCCTCGGTCGAGACCATCGTCACCGACTCGGAAGTGGAAGCGCTGATCCTTGAGAACACGCTGATCAAGACCCACCGGCCACGCTACAACGTGGTCTACCGCGACGACAAGACATACCCCTACATCCGCATCACCAAGGAAGACTGGCCCCGGGTGTTCATCACGCGCACCGTGGTACGCGACGGCAGCCGCTATTTCGGCCCGTACACCGAAGTGGGCAGCCTGCGCGCCTTTCTGCGCAGCATGAAGGACCGGCTCAAGCTGCGCGACTGCGATCTGGCGATCACCGAGAAGAGCCGCGCCGAGGGCCGCCACAAGGTCTGCCTGGACTATCACATCGGCAAGTGCCTGGGCCCCTGCGCGGGCCACGATGACCAGCCGGACTACAATCGGCGTGTGGAGACGCTGGTCAGGATCCTCAAGGGTCAGGTCAGCGAGGTCCGCCGCGAGACCCAGGCCGAGATGGCCGCCGCCGCCAGCGCCCTGCGTTTCGAGGACGCCGCCGCCGCGCGTGATACGCTGCAGGTGCTGGAACGCTTCGATCAGGGTCAGAAGGTGGAGAAGGGCGGGGGCAGCGAGAATCTGGACCTGCTGGCCCTGGCCCGTGAGGACCGCGACGCCTGCATGGTGGTCTTCCGTGTCCGCGAAGGGCGTCTGAACGGGCGCTTTCATGCCCACCTGCGCTGCGAACTGGCCAGCCCGGATGAGGAACTGCTCGAGCGCTTTCTCTTCGGGTATTACGAAGAGTCACGCCAGATCCCGCCGCGCCTCTTGCTGCCTCTGGAGCCGGGCGACCCGGATCTGCTGAGTGGATTCCTGCAGGAGCTGCGCGGCCGCAGCACACGCCTCGAATGGCCCCAGCGCGGCGAGAAGGCCAGCCTGATGCGCATGGCCGAAGCCAACGCGCGTCACCTGCTGGCCGAACTGAAACTGGAACGCCTCAAGCGCGACCGTGTGCCCGAAACCCTTCAGGCCCTGGCCCGCGATCTGGACCTGCCCGGCCCACCCACGCGCATCGAAGGATTCGACATCAGCCACTTCGGTGGCGAGGGCACGGTGGCCTCGCTGGTGGTCTTCGAAGGCGGCAAACCGCTCAAGAAGGACTACCGGATCTTCAACATCCGTGAGACAGAGGGCATTGATGACTTCGCCTCGATGGAGGAAGTGGTGCGCCGCCGCTACACACGCGTGCTGGCCGAGCAGAAGCCCCTGCCCGATCTGGTGCTCATCGACGGCGGCAAGGGCCAGCTGGGCCGCGCGCACACCGTGCTTCAGGAACTGGGCCTGGCCAGTCTGCCCGTGATCGGTCTGGCCAAACGCTTCGAGGAAGTCTTCCTGCCCGGCGAGAGCCTGCCCCGCAACATTCCCAAGGTCAGCGCCTCCAACCGTCTGCTGCAGCACATCCGCAACGAAGCCCACCGTTTCGCCATAGGCCACAACCGTGCCCGCCTCAGTCGTGAGCGCAAGATGGACTTTCTGGAAGAGGTGCCCGGCCTGGGCCCCACCTTGCGCGACCGCCTGCTGGCTCATTTCGGCAGTCTGAAGAAGCTGCGCACCGCCAGCCTGGAAGACCTGTGTGCCGTCAGGGGCATCAGTGCCGCGAAGGCACAGGCGATTCTCGAGGTTGCTGCTCAGCAGTAG
- a CDS encoding methyltransferase produces the protein MIVITRARDRDVCYAYDLFALKKAHPLIGFLEQECEEPFYYGTRVWNSGWLAIDHLEHHGLPAGSGVIDLGCGWGLLGIFCARRFGCRVLAVDTDPLVAPFLDLHARINEVSLSPRFVDMARLSDRDLRGRTLLAGADICFWPELVTPLFELIRRALDLGVPRILISDPGREPFETLAARCRKEFGARILDHSLEKPKVTGRLLVIDR, from the coding sequence ATGATCGTGATCACGCGCGCCCGTGACCGGGATGTGTGTTACGCCTACGATCTCTTCGCGCTGAAGAAGGCGCACCCGCTGATCGGGTTCCTCGAGCAGGAATGCGAGGAACCATTCTACTATGGCACCCGGGTCTGGAACTCGGGCTGGCTGGCCATCGACCACCTCGAGCACCATGGCCTGCCCGCTGGCTCCGGGGTGATCGATCTGGGCTGCGGCTGGGGCCTGCTGGGCATCTTCTGCGCCCGACGCTTCGGCTGTCGTGTGCTGGCCGTGGACACCGATCCGCTGGTGGCGCCCTTCCTGGACCTGCATGCCCGGATCAACGAGGTGAGCCTGAGCCCGCGGTTCGTGGACATGGCGCGCCTCAGCGACCGGGACCTGCGTGGCCGGACCCTGCTGGCCGGGGCCGACATCTGCTTCTGGCCCGAACTGGTGACGCCGCTCTTCGAACTGATCCGGCGCGCGCTGGATCTGGGAGTGCCGCGCATCCTGATTTCCGATCCGGGGCGCGAGCCCTTCGAGACTCTGGCCGCCCGCTGCCGCAAGGAATTTGGCGCGCGGATTCTGGATCACAGTCTCGAGAAGCCCAAAGTCACCGGGCGCCTGCTGGTCATCGATCGCTGA
- the gcvPB gene encoding aminomethyl-transferring glycine dehydrogenase subunit GcvPB codes for MSTLIFEYHKDGGSSFDSASAGVNTGGFEQREPTQFKRESALDLPEVAEGTVVRHYVRLSSLNHHVDKDIYPLGSCTMKYNPKVNDGLAFLEGFTNQHPAQPDEQCQGSLRLIHALGQELCAITGFSDVTLQPVAGSHGELTALFMIRKYHESRGNARRKVVIPDSAHGTNPASITLAGYEVVEVGSDEHGMLDLEHLARVLDEDVAAFMITNPNTLGIYDSHIARITEMVHGVGALCYMDGANLNALLGLVQPARSGFDIMHINLHKTFAVPHGGGGPGAGPLVVGQTLAPFLPGPVTRETPEGLRWVEPEQSIGRVHMWNGNFGALVRAYAYIRRLGARGLRRVSENAILNANYIRARLKDTYRLGFESPTLHEVVFSARNQKKLGYKASDIAKRMLDFGMHAPTTYFPLIVPEALMIEPTETESKESLDRFCEAMLQIHRECEQKDPLLASAPNTTPVGRLNDVLAIKRADLGWSAGLEHTEAGS; via the coding sequence ATGAGCACCCTGATTTTCGAGTATCACAAGGACGGTGGCAGCAGTTTCGACTCAGCCAGCGCGGGTGTCAACACGGGCGGTTTCGAGCAGCGCGAACCCACGCAGTTCAAGCGTGAATCGGCCCTGGACCTGCCCGAGGTCGCGGAAGGCACCGTCGTGCGCCACTACGTGCGCCTCTCCAGCCTGAACCACCATGTGGACAAGGACATCTACCCGCTGGGCAGTTGCACCATGAAGTACAACCCCAAGGTCAACGATGGGCTGGCCTTCCTGGAAGGGTTCACCAACCAGCATCCGGCTCAGCCCGACGAGCAGTGCCAGGGCAGTCTGAGGTTGATTCACGCCCTGGGGCAGGAACTCTGCGCGATCACGGGTTTCAGCGACGTGACCCTGCAGCCGGTGGCCGGTTCGCACGGCGAACTGACCGCGCTGTTCATGATCCGCAAGTATCACGAAAGCCGGGGCAACGCCCGCCGCAAGGTGGTGATCCCCGACAGCGCCCATGGCACCAATCCGGCCTCGATCACCCTGGCGGGCTATGAGGTGGTGGAAGTCGGATCCGACGAGCACGGCATGCTCGATCTGGAACATCTGGCCCGCGTGCTGGACGAGGACGTGGCCGCGTTCATGATCACCAATCCCAACACCCTGGGGATCTACGATTCGCACATCGCGCGCATCACCGAGATGGTGCACGGGGTGGGGGCCTTGTGTTACATGGATGGCGCCAATCTCAACGCCCTGCTGGGCCTTGTTCAGCCCGCGCGCTCGGGCTTTGACATCATGCACATCAACCTGCACAAGACCTTTGCCGTGCCCCATGGGGGCGGTGGGCCCGGTGCCGGTCCCCTGGTGGTGGGCCAGACCCTGGCTCCCTTCCTGCCCGGTCCGGTCACGCGCGAGACGCCCGAGGGCCTGCGCTGGGTCGAACCCGAGCAGAGCATCGGCCGGGTACACATGTGGAACGGCAACTTCGGCGCGCTGGTGCGGGCCTACGCCTACATCCGACGCCTGGGAGCCCGCGGGCTGCGGCGCGTGTCGGAGAACGCGATCCTCAACGCCAATTACATCCGTGCCCGGCTCAAGGACACCTATCGTCTGGGCTTCGAGAGTCCCACCCTGCACGAAGTGGTGTTCAGCGCGCGCAACCAGAAGAAGCTGGGCTACAAGGCCTCGGACATCGCCAAGCGCATGCTGGACTTCGGGATGCACGCTCCCACCACCTACTTCCCGCTGATCGTGCCCGAAGCCCTGATGATCGAGCCCACCGAGACCGAAAGCAAGGAGAGCCTGGACCGCTTCTGCGAGGCCATGCTGCAGATCCATCGCGAGTGCGAGCAGAAGGACCCGCTGCTGGCCAGCGCTCCCAACACCACTCCCGTGGGTCGGCTGAATGACGTGCTGGCGATCAAGCGTGCCGACCTGGGCTGGAGTGCCGGTCTGGAGCACACGGAGGCCGGCTCCTGA
- a CDS encoding DoxX family protein: MNAPKLSGSTLQNLGLLVLRVGVGSSMFLNHGLGKLLAGPEKWEKVGGAMEMVGISFLPLFWGFMAAFAESIGSLMLVLGLKTRLAAFLLACTMVMAALTHLNLPPEEARAGWSGASHALEFLSVSIALICLGGGAWGLDRKG; this comes from the coding sequence ATGAACGCACCGAAATTGAGTGGATCGACCCTGCAGAACCTGGGGCTGCTCGTGCTGCGCGTTGGAGTGGGCAGCAGCATGTTCCTGAATCACGGCCTGGGCAAGCTGCTGGCCGGTCCCGAGAAGTGGGAGAAGGTCGGCGGCGCCATGGAAATGGTGGGCATCAGCTTTCTGCCCCTGTTCTGGGGCTTCATGGCCGCCTTCGCCGAAAGCATCGGCTCGCTGATGCTGGTGCTGGGGCTGAAGACCCGCCTGGCGGCTTTCCTGCTGGCCTGCACCATGGTGATGGCCGCTCTGACCCATCTGAACCTGCCCCCCGAGGAAGCCCGTGCCGGCTGGTCGGGTGCCTCGCACGCCCTCGAGTTCCTCAGCGTGTCCATCGCCCTGATCTGCCTGGGTGGAGGCGCCTGGGGCCTGGACCGCAAGGGCTGA
- a CDS encoding C39 family peptidase, translated as MCSHLNRAGFVLLLLLVAQSWAQILIDEIQPLSGLDGTGHPGENQLVLYNSGPTVSLAGWTVAGDSLWMQVALPAWTLPEGAFLRVDLGSGTDDADFSDGLGLWHAGVGSWWEDGGSCELGLYNGLPSSASIVDFVAAASGEYIPGVAGGHASAAGIWTAGQIVDMADWSSFSRPGRLPSGRDGNTPGDWGELLSSPVTPLSEANPLQRLPLDGSLIDGGQITFEWRSLGGPVRLEIDDSTDWASPLHSVVLSDSLFNTTLPEGRWFWRVSPDTIGTAWPVPAWGLMVDGGAASRAERAVLPVPQRMQHKDSGMLCIWNQKLGRRWGCQHDGSASSPWDGAHNDEDQHILRCEHCSWYCMPASIQMLNNFFGGTLFQDEIAFHLHGTHRPTKPEGDLGHRLGAEAETNSTAAWALGGRTVTRHVLPSADRLDWDTLTTEIDAGRPILAIVTLNGSTRHAVVVDGYRPNPSTSNRGIRIKDPWPGRSGMFEHNRYDVLSYYTLQAGSFTPLARDSHVTLDSDHDGIVDLDEGRADPGRGARTFCSSPDLADSDRDDVPDKAEIFNYTFHRQYHASHSNRAIGFADGDSDGLRAECDCDSDNDVQFDGGEDVNGDGQNPRGGLETCQFSSPHSIGIGFLQLPDIPLCREAVYVFGNTFHARSAYPYELVSPCSAPVDGQAVGQSGVLRSDSLGVIPLTKLGVFSPGSYRVIVDILRDQLFSSPDNWDPWSCFLVPPHFYLITGADEDTIEVKERFDDALGGLGIDMHSRTVAAGEDGPDWETMLDYDLCCWVTGGNGSAPLTQNDIQNLVTYMDHGGRLLLTGNNIASTLFQGPPTPLTQNFFANYLATQPVQPQANCPTVLPQPGGILDGMGPLNLQGGLHSWQEADMLAPLPQNGGQPVAFYDPQCPQSAAAGILRTDGPVSGRSLYYPFAIEDLADPAQFQELLGRSVGVLHGFFDGPPAPQNLRIRVEGGLVHLDWDAVPGDVVSYSIWAGYEQGQPLERIGGSQSTSFVDGETPQHDLALYRVVAEGGSTQATAYPSARIEGRTDVQRVLEELDARHVRHTLRTDLPLFIPGE; from the coding sequence ATGTGCAGTCACCTGAACCGGGCAGGATTCGTCCTGCTCCTCCTGCTGGTGGCCCAGAGCTGGGCCCAGATACTGATTGACGAAATCCAGCCTCTGAGTGGACTGGACGGTACTGGACACCCGGGTGAGAACCAGCTGGTACTCTACAATTCCGGGCCCACCGTGTCCCTGGCTGGCTGGACAGTGGCCGGCGACAGCCTCTGGATGCAAGTCGCTCTGCCTGCCTGGACATTGCCCGAGGGGGCCTTTCTGCGGGTCGATCTGGGCAGCGGCACGGATGATGCCGATTTCAGCGACGGTCTGGGCCTCTGGCACGCGGGCGTCGGCTCATGGTGGGAAGATGGCGGCTCCTGTGAGCTGGGCCTGTACAACGGTCTTCCCTCAAGTGCCAGCATCGTGGACTTCGTGGCCGCGGCTTCGGGCGAGTACATTCCGGGAGTCGCGGGCGGGCATGCCAGCGCGGCGGGCATCTGGACCGCCGGGCAGATCGTGGACATGGCGGACTGGAGCAGTTTCAGCCGTCCCGGAAGGCTTCCCAGCGGGCGCGATGGCAATACTCCCGGCGACTGGGGTGAACTGCTCTCCTCGCCCGTGACACCACTCTCCGAGGCCAATCCCCTGCAGCGTTTGCCGCTGGACGGCAGCCTGATCGACGGCGGACAGATCACCTTCGAGTGGCGCAGCCTGGGCGGCCCCGTGCGGCTGGAAATCGATGACAGCACCGACTGGGCCTCCCCGCTGCACAGCGTCGTGCTGAGCGACAGCCTGTTCAACACCACTTTGCCCGAGGGGCGCTGGTTCTGGCGCGTCTCGCCCGATACCATCGGCACCGCCTGGCCGGTACCCGCCTGGGGGCTGATGGTGGATGGGGGCGCCGCCTCGCGCGCCGAGCGCGCGGTGCTGCCCGTGCCACAGCGCATGCAGCACAAGGACAGTGGCATGCTCTGCATCTGGAACCAGAAGCTGGGCCGACGCTGGGGCTGCCAGCACGACGGGTCCGCCAGCTCGCCCTGGGACGGTGCGCACAACGACGAAGATCAGCACATCCTGCGTTGCGAACATTGCTCCTGGTACTGCATGCCCGCCTCTATCCAGATGCTGAACAACTTCTTCGGCGGCACCCTGTTCCAGGACGAGATCGCCTTCCACCTGCACGGCACCCATCGCCCCACCAAGCCCGAAGGTGATCTGGGGCATCGGCTGGGCGCCGAGGCCGAGACGAATTCCACGGCCGCCTGGGCCCTGGGGGGTCGCACCGTCACCCGCCATGTGTTGCCCTCGGCCGACCGCCTTGACTGGGACACCTTGACCACCGAGATCGACGCGGGGCGTCCGATTCTGGCCATCGTGACCCTCAATGGCAGCACGCGGCACGCGGTGGTCGTGGATGGCTATCGCCCCAACCCCAGCACCTCCAACCGGGGCATCCGGATCAAGGACCCCTGGCCCGGGCGTTCGGGAATGTTCGAGCACAACCGCTACGATGTGCTCTCGTATTACACCCTGCAGGCCGGCAGCTTCACCCCGCTGGCGCGGGACTCCCATGTGACCCTCGACTCGGATCACGACGGCATCGTGGACCTGGACGAGGGCCGCGCCGACCCGGGTCGCGGCGCGCGCACCTTCTGCAGCTCACCGGATCTGGCGGACAGCGACCGGGACGATGTGCCCGACAAGGCCGAGATCTTCAACTATACTTTTCACCGCCAGTATCACGCGAGCCATTCCAACCGGGCAATCGGTTTCGCCGACGGCGACAGCGACGGCCTGCGCGCCGAGTGCGATTGCGACAGCGACAACGATGTGCAGTTCGATGGGGGCGAGGATGTCAACGGCGACGGCCAGAATCCTCGTGGCGGCCTCGAGACCTGTCAGTTCAGTTCGCCGCACAGCATCGGCATCGGTTTTCTGCAGCTGCCCGATATACCCCTCTGTCGCGAGGCGGTGTATGTCTTCGGCAACACCTTTCACGCGCGCAGTGCCTATCCCTACGAACTGGTCAGCCCCTGCTCAGCCCCGGTGGACGGTCAGGCCGTCGGGCAGTCGGGTGTGCTGCGCTCCGATTCCCTGGGCGTGATTCCCCTGACCAAACTGGGCGTGTTCTCGCCGGGCTCCTACCGGGTGATCGTGGACATTCTGCGCGACCAGCTCTTTTCCTCGCCGGACAACTGGGACCCCTGGAGCTGCTTCCTGGTACCGCCTCATTTCTATCTGATCACAGGAGCCGATGAGGACACCATCGAAGTCAAGGAGCGCTTCGACGATGCTCTGGGGGGCCTGGGCATCGACATGCACAGCCGCACGGTCGCTGCGGGGGAAGACGGCCCCGACTGGGAAACCATGCTGGATTACGACCTCTGCTGCTGGGTCACGGGAGGCAACGGCAGCGCCCCCTTGACCCAGAATGACATCCAGAACCTGGTGACCTACATGGATCACGGGGGTCGCCTGTTGCTGACCGGCAACAACATAGCCAGCACGCTTTTCCAGGGTCCACCGACCCCACTGACCCAGAACTTCTTCGCCAACTATCTGGCCACACAGCCGGTGCAGCCACAGGCCAATTGTCCAACGGTTCTGCCGCAACCGGGCGGAATCCTGGATGGAATGGGCCCGCTGAATCTGCAGGGCGGACTCCATTCCTGGCAGGAAGCGGACATGCTCGCTCCCCTGCCCCAGAACGGAGGGCAACCCGTGGCTTTCTATGATCCACAGTGCCCGCAGAGCGCGGCGGCAGGAATCCTGCGCACCGATGGCCCAGTCTCCGGACGAAGCCTGTACTACCCATTCGCCATCGAGGATCTGGCCGATCCGGCGCAGTTCCAGGAACTGCTGGGCCGCAGTGTGGGCGTCCTGCATGGATTCTTCGATGGCCCCCCGGCGCCGCAGAACCTGAGGATCCGTGTGGAAGGTGGTCTGGTGCATCTGGATTGGGATGCGGTTCCCGGAGATGTGGTGAGCTACAGCATCTGGGCCGGCTATGAACAGGGGCAGCCTCTGGAGAGGATCGGGGGAAGCCAGAGCACGAGTTTCGTGGACGGAGAGACACCCCAGCATGATCTTGCCCTGTACCGGGTGGTGGCCGAAGGCGGCAGTACACAAGCGACGGCCTACCCGTCCGCACGCATCGAAGGGCGCACGGATGTACAGCGGGTCCTCGAGGAACTGGACGCCCGGCACGTGCGGCACACCTTGCGCACCGATCTTCCGCTGTTCATTCCGGGCGAATGA
- the mce gene encoding methylmalonyl-CoA epimerase translates to MNSEKIAHIGIAVQNLDESQPFWEDVLGLHFEPREHVEDQKVVVAMGHLGESHIELLEPTGPESPVAAFLEKRGSGIHHLCIKVDDIEAALARLKSRGMRLIDEHWRQGAGGKKIAFVHPKSTSGVLLELSEG, encoded by the coding sequence ATGAACAGCGAGAAGATCGCCCATATCGGGATTGCCGTCCAGAATCTGGACGAGAGCCAGCCCTTCTGGGAAGACGTGCTGGGCCTGCACTTCGAACCGCGCGAGCATGTCGAGGACCAGAAGGTGGTGGTGGCGATGGGCCACCTGGGCGAGAGCCACATCGAGCTGCTGGAACCCACGGGCCCCGAGAGCCCGGTAGCCGCTTTCCTTGAGAAGCGCGGCAGCGGCATCCACCATCTCTGCATCAAGGTGGATGACATCGAGGCCGCCCTGGCCCGGCTCAAGTCCCGCGGCATGCGCCTGATCGACGAACACTGGCGCCAGGGAGCCGGCGGCAAGAAGATCGCCTTCGTGCATCCCAAGAGCACCTCCGGCGTGCTGCTGGAACTCAGCGAAGGCTAG